A genomic region of Pseudomonas abietaniphila contains the following coding sequences:
- a CDS encoding N-acetylglutaminylglutamine amidotransferase, with amino-acid sequence MCGLAGELRFDNQPADLAAVERITHHLAPRGPDAWGFHSQGPIALGHRRLKIMDLSDGSAQPMIDSHLGLSLAFNGAIYNFPELRAELEALGYQFHSGGDTEVLLKGYHAWGADMLPKLNGMFAFAIWERDNNSLFIARDRLGVKPLYLSRTDKRLRFASALPALLKGGDISPMLDPVALNHYLNFHAVVPAPRTLLAGVEKIPPATWMRVGADGKVEQKTWWTLPYGPHADEANLTLEDWRDRLLDSTREAVAIRQRAAVDVGVLLSGGVDSSMLVGLLREVGVKDLSTFSIGFQDAGGERGDEFQYSDLIAKHYGTNHHQLRIKESEIIEQLPAAFRAMSEPMVSHDCIAFYLLSREVAKHCKVVQSGQGADELFAGYHWYPQVDGASDPYAAYRDAFFDRSYKEYADTVAPQWLTANDAAGDFVREHFAMPGADAAVDKALRLDSTVMLVDDPVKRVDNMTMAWGLEARTPFLDYRLVELSARVPARFKLPDGGKQVLKEAARLVIPSEVIDRKKGYFPVPGLKHLEGDTLNWVRDLLLDSSQDRGLFNPTMLDKLLTDPDGQLTPLRGSKLWQLAALNLWLSEQGL; translated from the coding sequence ATGTGCGGATTAGCTGGTGAATTACGTTTTGACAACCAACCTGCGGACCTCGCCGCGGTAGAACGCATCACCCATCATCTGGCCCCTCGCGGCCCGGATGCCTGGGGTTTTCATAGCCAGGGGCCGATTGCCCTTGGTCATCGTCGCCTGAAAATCATGGACCTGTCCGACGGTTCGGCGCAGCCGATGATCGACAGCCATCTGGGCCTGTCGCTGGCCTTCAACGGTGCGATTTACAACTTCCCGGAATTGCGTGCCGAGCTTGAAGCCCTCGGCTATCAGTTCCACTCCGGTGGCGACACCGAAGTGCTGCTCAAGGGTTATCACGCCTGGGGCGCCGACATGCTGCCCAAGCTCAACGGCATGTTTGCCTTCGCCATCTGGGAGCGCGACAACAACAGCCTGTTCATTGCGCGCGACCGTCTGGGCGTGAAACCGCTGTACCTGTCGCGGACCGACAAGCGCCTTCGTTTCGCCTCGGCACTGCCCGCCCTCCTCAAAGGCGGTGACATCAGCCCGATGCTTGATCCGGTGGCACTGAATCATTACTTGAACTTCCATGCCGTGGTGCCTGCACCGCGCACCCTGCTGGCCGGCGTCGAGAAAATTCCGCCGGCCACCTGGATGCGCGTGGGCGCCGATGGCAAGGTCGAGCAGAAAACCTGGTGGACCCTGCCCTACGGCCCTCATGCCGATGAAGCGAACCTGACCCTGGAAGACTGGCGAGACCGCCTACTCGACAGCACCCGCGAGGCCGTGGCCATTCGTCAACGTGCAGCGGTGGACGTCGGTGTGCTGCTGTCCGGCGGTGTCGACTCCAGCATGCTGGTCGGCCTGTTGCGTGAAGTCGGCGTGAAGGACCTCTCGACCTTTTCGATCGGTTTTCAGGATGCGGGCGGCGAGCGCGGCGACGAGTTCCAGTATTCGGATCTGATCGCCAAGCACTACGGCACGAATCACCATCAGTTGCGGATCAAGGAAAGCGAGATCATCGAGCAGCTGCCGGCGGCGTTCCGCGCCATGAGCGAGCCGATGGTCAGCCACGACTGCATCGCTTTTTACCTGCTGTCCCGGGAAGTGGCCAAGCACTGCAAAGTGGTGCAGAGCGGCCAGGGCGCCGACGAACTGTTCGCCGGTTACCACTGGTACCCGCAGGTCGATGGCGCGAGCGATCCGTATGCCGCGTACCGCGATGCCTTCTTTGATCGCAGCTACAAGGAATACGCCGATACCGTTGCGCCGCAATGGCTGACCGCTAACGACGCGGCTGGCGATTTCGTGCGCGAACACTTCGCCATGCCGGGCGCGGACGCGGCGGTGGACAAAGCGCTGCGTCTGGACAGCACCGTGATGCTGGTGGACGACCCAGTCAAGCGTGTCGACAACATGACCATGGCTTGGGGCCTGGAAGCGCGTACGCCGTTCCTCGACTACCGCCTGGTCGAGCTGTCAGCCCGCGTGCCGGCCCGCTTCAAGCTGCCGGACGGCGGCAAGCAAGTCCTTAAAGAAGCGGCGCGTCTGGTGATCCCGTCCGAGGTCATCGACCGCAAGAAAGGTTATTTCCCGGTGCCGGGTCTCAAGCACCTTGAGGGCGACACGCTGAACTGGGTGCGCGACCTGTTGCTCGACTCGAGCCAGGACCGCGGCCTGTTCAACCCGACCATGCTCGACAAGCTGTTGACCGATCCCGATGGTCAATTGACTCCGCTGCGCGGCTCGAAGCTGTGGCAGCTCGCGGCCCTGAACCTGTGGCTCAGCGAACAAGGACTCTGA
- a CDS encoding lipocalin-like domain-containing protein: MNVKAMALLMVALLLAGCDDKPEEEKGFAGLADDAAHYAQVTPGKTFLFPLDHGAHNDFRIEWWYITANLKDADGQSFGVQWTLFRNALPRSTAAPQDNHSWSNRNLWMGHAAVTSEDEHYAAERYARGGVGQAGVTLAPMSAWIDDWALTSHASVEDPLADMQLEARGAQFSYRLHLTSSKPLVLQGNQGFSQKSEQGQASYYYSQPFFQAEGSLEIDGRTYQVTGPAWLDREWSSQPLTENQTGWDWFSLHLSDGADVMLYRMRQKDGEPYLTGTWINADGSTQRLEAKDIELEPQDTTDVEGRDMPTRWSVKIPSKAVDLTVEALNPRAWMNLQIPYWEGPVQISGSQKGVGYLEMTGY, encoded by the coding sequence ATGAACGTTAAGGCGATGGCCCTGCTGATGGTCGCGCTGTTACTGGCTGGCTGCGACGACAAACCCGAGGAAGAAAAAGGCTTCGCGGGGCTGGCGGACGATGCAGCCCATTACGCGCAGGTTACGCCGGGCAAGACGTTCCTGTTTCCGCTGGATCATGGCGCGCACAACGACTTCCGCATCGAATGGTGGTACATCACCGCCAACCTCAAGGACGCCGATGGCCAGTCGTTTGGCGTGCAATGGACCTTGTTCCGCAATGCCCTGCCCCGCTCGACCGCCGCGCCGCAGGACAATCACAGCTGGAGCAATCGCAACCTGTGGATGGGCCATGCGGCCGTCACCTCGGAGGACGAGCACTACGCGGCCGAGCGGTATGCCCGAGGGGGCGTGGGTCAGGCGGGCGTCACGCTGGCGCCCATGTCGGCGTGGATCGATGACTGGGCGTTGACCAGCCACGCCAGCGTCGAAGACCCGCTGGCCGACATGCAACTGGAGGCTCGCGGGGCGCAGTTCAGCTATCGCCTGCACCTGACGTCGAGCAAACCGCTGGTGCTGCAAGGCAATCAGGGATTCAGCCAGAAATCTGAGCAAGGTCAGGCGTCGTATTACTACAGTCAGCCGTTCTTTCAGGCCGAAGGCAGCCTTGAGATCGACGGCAGGACCTATCAGGTGACCGGCCCCGCCTGGCTGGACCGCGAATGGAGCAGCCAGCCGCTGACGGAAAACCAGACCGGCTGGGACTGGTTCTCGCTGCACCTGAGCGACGGTGCCGACGTGATGCTTTATCGCATGCGGCAGAAGGATGGGGAGCCGTACCTCACCGGAACCTGGATCAACGCCGACGGCAGCACTCAACGGCTTGAGGCGAAAGACATCGAGCTGGAGCCGCAAGACACCACCGACGTCGAAGGTAGGGACATGCCGACCCGCTGGTCGGTAAAAATCCCCAGCAAGGCTGTGGATCTGACCGTGGAAGCGCTCAATCCGCGCGCCTGGATGAACCTGCAGATTCCTTACTGGGAAGGGCCGGTTCAGATCAGTGGCAGTCAAAAAGGCGTGGGGTATCTGGAGATGACGGGGTATTGA
- a CDS encoding ABC transporter permease, whose amino-acid sequence MPVFYWTLKALLSHWRRHPVQFFSVLTGLWLATSLLTGVQALNSQARESYAKASQLIGGEPQKILVTPNGANFPQELFVSLRRAGWPVSPALRGRLTLKDLPDQHLTLLGIEPVSLPVNTALAGQSLDTAQIVSFFTPPGSTWISPQTLQALGLHEGEQPQTDTGQTLPPLHAQADMAPGLLLMDIGFAQQLLNQPGQISRLILPKDFAENAPDLPDDIKGELVMRKSGEDNDLGRLTESFHLNLDALGFLSFVVGLFIVHAAIGLALEQRRGLLRNLRACGVSARGLIFSLIIELGVLALLGGIAGVISGYWLASALLPDVAASLRGLYGAEVAGHLNLSIGWWLSGLGVSLFGAFLAGASSVLRAARLPLLALANAQAWHETHARWLKRQGWVAGVSAGIAVLAVLFGNSLAVGFVLMASLLLSAALGLPVLLNALLNLLLGRSRSVLGQWFLADCRQQLPALSLALMALLLAMAANIGAGSMTSGFRQTFTHWLEQRLSAELYINPQNSAQAAPLQKWLSEQPLTSAVLPNYQVSLQLKGWPAELYGVIDHEHYRQHWPLLQTASGDAWAQLASDDTLMLSEQLARRLKVGVGDQVTLPAPDGDWPLRVVGIYADYGNPKGHILVNADHLLEHWPQLTPNRFNLRIDPQAIPQLLRVLHNKFTIDDNRIVDQIQLKAWSRQVFERTFAATAALNSLTLMVAGVALFISLLTQSQSRLGQLAPLWALGVTRRQLMLLNLAQTWLLAVLTLVLAIPLGLLLAWCLDAVINVQAFGWRLPLQVFPMQLLRLMMLAMLATLLASAWPLYRLYRTRPADLLRTFANER is encoded by the coding sequence ATGCCCGTCTTCTACTGGACGCTGAAAGCGCTGCTGAGCCATTGGCGGCGTCATCCCGTTCAATTCTTCAGCGTGCTGACCGGCCTGTGGCTGGCGACCAGCCTGTTGACCGGGGTGCAGGCGTTGAACAGCCAGGCGCGCGAGAGCTACGCCAAAGCCAGTCAGTTGATCGGCGGCGAGCCGCAGAAAATCCTGGTCACGCCCAACGGCGCGAACTTCCCGCAAGAGTTGTTCGTCAGCCTGCGTCGTGCCGGCTGGCCGGTCTCGCCTGCGCTGCGAGGTCGTCTCACGCTCAAGGACCTGCCCGACCAGCACCTGACCTTGCTCGGCATCGAGCCGGTGTCGTTGCCGGTCAACACCGCCCTGGCGGGGCAGTCACTGGACACCGCGCAGATCGTGTCGTTTTTCACCCCGCCGGGCAGCACCTGGATCTCCCCGCAAACCCTTCAGGCACTGGGCCTGCATGAAGGCGAACAGCCTCAGACCGATACGGGCCAGACGCTACCGCCGCTGCATGCCCAAGCTGACATGGCGCCCGGCCTTTTGCTGATGGACATCGGCTTCGCCCAGCAATTACTCAATCAGCCCGGACAGATCTCGCGTCTGATTTTGCCCAAAGACTTTGCCGAGAACGCCCCGGACCTGCCCGACGACATCAAGGGCGAACTGGTGATGCGCAAGAGCGGCGAGGACAACGATCTCGGGCGGCTCACCGAAAGCTTTCACCTGAACCTCGATGCGTTGGGTTTCCTGTCGTTCGTGGTCGGGCTGTTCATTGTCCACGCGGCGATTGGTCTGGCGCTGGAACAGCGTCGCGGTCTATTGAGAAACCTGCGCGCGTGCGGTGTCAGTGCGCGGGGGCTGATCTTCAGCCTGATCATCGAACTGGGCGTGCTGGCATTGCTGGGTGGCATCGCCGGGGTCATTAGCGGTTACTGGCTCGCCAGTGCGCTGTTACCTGATGTCGCCGCCAGCCTGCGGGGCCTGTATGGGGCTGAAGTCGCCGGGCACCTGAACCTGAGCATCGGGTGGTGGCTGAGTGGATTGGGCGTGAGCCTTTTCGGCGCCTTTCTCGCCGGGGCCAGCAGCGTGTTGCGCGCGGCGCGCCTTCCTTTGCTGGCTCTGGCCAACGCACAAGCCTGGCATGAAACCCACGCCCGCTGGTTGAAACGTCAAGGCTGGGTCGCCGGGGTTTCGGCCGGGATCGCGGTCCTCGCCGTGCTGTTCGGAAACAGCCTTGCGGTGGGCTTCGTGCTGATGGCGAGCCTGCTGCTCAGCGCGGCGCTGGGTCTGCCGGTGCTGCTCAACGCCCTGCTCAACCTGCTCTTGGGCAGGAGCCGTTCGGTACTGGGGCAATGGTTTCTCGCCGACTGCCGCCAACAGTTGCCGGCTTTGAGCCTGGCCTTGATGGCCCTGCTGCTGGCGATGGCGGCCAACATCGGCGCGGGCAGCATGACGTCGGGCTTTCGTCAGACCTTCACCCACTGGCTGGAACAACGCCTGAGCGCCGAGCTGTACATCAACCCACAAAACTCGGCCCAGGCAGCGCCCCTGCAAAAATGGCTGAGCGAGCAACCGCTGACCTCCGCCGTGCTGCCCAATTATCAGGTGTCGTTGCAACTCAAAGGCTGGCCGGCCGAGTTGTACGGCGTGATCGACCATGAACATTACCGTCAACACTGGCCCTTGCTGCAAACGGCCAGCGGCGATGCCTGGGCGCAACTGGCGTCTGACGACACGCTGATGCTCAGCGAACAACTGGCGCGACGTCTCAAGGTCGGTGTCGGCGATCAGGTCACTCTGCCCGCACCTGACGGCGACTGGCCGCTGCGGGTGGTCGGGATCTACGCAGACTACGGCAACCCGAAAGGCCACATCCTGGTGAACGCCGATCACCTCCTCGAACACTGGCCACAGCTGACGCCCAACCGCTTCAACCTGCGCATCGATCCTCAGGCCATCCCGCAGTTGCTGCGTGTGCTGCACAACAAGTTCACCATCGACGACAACCGCATCGTCGATCAGATTCAGCTCAAGGCGTGGTCCCGGCAAGTGTTCGAACGCACCTTCGCCGCGACCGCCGCCTTGAACAGCCTGACGTTGATGGTCGCCGGTGTGGCGCTGTTCATCAGCCTGCTCACCCAGAGCCAGAGCCGCTTGGGGCAACTGGCGCCGTTGTGGGCACTGGGTGTCACGCGCCGGCAGTTGATGTTGCTGAACCTTGCGCAGACCTGGCTGCTGGCGGTGCTGACGCTAGTGCTGGCGATCCCGCTGGGGCTGTTGCTGGCCTGGTGTCTGGATGCGGTCATCAACGTGCAAGCCTTCGGCTGGCGCCTGCCGTTGCAGGTGTTCCCGATGCAATTGCTGCGTTTGATGATGCTGGCGATGCTCGCGACTCTGCTGGCGTCGGCCTGGCCTTTGTATCGCCTGTACCGCACCCGGCCTGCCGATCTGTTGAGGACCTTCGCCAATGAACGTTAA
- a CDS encoding ABC transporter ATP-binding protein, producing the protein MLQVQGVFKSYATAQGPLAVLRGVDLQLGQGQSLALMGESGSGKSTLLHLVAGLDQVDQGSIEIAGQRLDQMGEAQLANWRRTEIGLVFQQFNLIGSLKVEDNLAFQARLAGRYQPEWQAELTERLGLGPLLKRYPEQLSGGQQQRVAIGRALASRPGLLLADEPTGNLDENTSDEVLQLLLDLLADSPTSLLMVTHSPRVAARLDRQEVLHLGRLATEGER; encoded by the coding sequence ATGCTGCAAGTCCAAGGCGTGTTCAAGAGTTATGCGACGGCCCAAGGCCCGTTGGCAGTATTACGCGGGGTGGATTTGCAATTGGGCCAGGGACAAAGCCTGGCGTTGATGGGCGAATCGGGCAGTGGCAAGAGCACCTTGCTGCATCTGGTGGCGGGCCTCGATCAGGTTGATCAAGGCAGCATCGAGATCGCCGGCCAGCGCCTTGATCAGATGGGCGAAGCCCAACTGGCCAACTGGCGGCGTACCGAAATCGGCCTGGTGTTCCAGCAGTTCAACCTGATCGGCAGCCTCAAGGTCGAAGACAACCTGGCCTTTCAGGCTCGCCTTGCGGGCCGTTACCAGCCCGAGTGGCAAGCCGAACTGACCGAGCGTCTGGGCTTGGGTCCGCTGCTCAAGCGTTACCCCGAGCAACTCTCCGGCGGCCAGCAGCAGCGTGTCGCCATTGGCCGCGCCCTTGCCTCACGCCCCGGCCTGTTGCTGGCGGATGAACCCACCGGCAACCTCGACGAAAACACCAGCGATGAAGTCTTGCAGTTGCTGCTCGACCTGCTCGCCGACAGCCCCACCAGCCTGCTGATGGTCACCCACAGCCCCAGAGTCGCGGCACGGCTGGACCGTCAGGAAGTGCTGCACCTGGGACGTCTGGCCACTGAAGGCGAACGCTGA
- the mnmC gene encoding bifunctional tRNA (5-methylaminomethyl-2-thiouridine)(34)-methyltransferase MnmD/FAD-dependent 5-carboxymethylaminomethyl-2-thiouridine(34) oxidoreductase MnmC gives MTTLQHAQLDWDENGNPISRAFADVYFSNESGLAETRHVFLTQNELHERFAALPADGRLVIGETGFGTGLNFLCAWQLFDACATPGARLHFVSVEKFPLSRADLVRALALWPELKAFADQLLEQYVAIHEGFQRLVFDSGRVTLTLLIGDALDMLPQLDGEIDAWFLDGFAPSKNPEMWTPELFAELARLAAPGSTIGTFTSTGWVRRALNAAGFKMKRVPGIGHKWEVLKGRFLGWPEDVPAPAQPKPWFARPRSPGKERKALVIGAGLAGCATASSLAARGWQVSLLERHADLAQEASGNPQGVLYLKLSAHGTALSQLILSGFGHTRRLLERLERGVDWDDCGVLQLAFDEKEHQRQAQLAEAFSAELLHVLDTPAAEAKAGIALNCGGLFYPEGGWVHPPALCHRQTSAANIRLMPHHDVVELRREGDHWQAWDGDRLLDSAPVVVLAGAAEVKRFQASADLPLKRIRGQITRLPETRASASLSTVVCAEGYMAPARLGEHTLGASFDFHSDDLTPTAAEHLGNLELLREISGDLTERLAADRLPVEQLEGRAAFRCTSPDYLPIVGPLADKDAFLEAYAVLRKDARQTPDTACPWVEGLYVNSGHGSRGLITASLSGELIAAWLDNEPLPLPRAVAEACHPNRFVLRGLIRGK, from the coding sequence ATGACGACTCTCCAGCACGCCCAGCTCGACTGGGACGAAAACGGCAACCCGATCTCTCGGGCGTTTGCCGATGTCTATTTCTCCAATGAATCGGGCCTCGCCGAGACACGTCATGTGTTTCTGACCCAGAACGAGCTGCACGAACGCTTCGCTGCACTGCCGGCGGATGGGCGACTGGTAATTGGTGAAACAGGCTTTGGCACCGGCCTCAATTTTCTCTGTGCGTGGCAGCTGTTCGACGCCTGCGCCACGCCCGGCGCGCGCCTGCACTTCGTCAGCGTTGAAAAATTCCCGTTGAGCCGCGCAGACCTTGTGCGAGCGCTGGCACTGTGGCCGGAACTGAAGGCCTTCGCCGATCAACTGCTGGAGCAGTACGTCGCCATCCACGAGGGGTTTCAACGCCTGGTGTTTGATAGCGGACGCGTTACGCTGACCCTGCTGATTGGCGATGCGCTGGACATGCTGCCGCAACTGGATGGGGAGATCGATGCCTGGTTTCTCGACGGTTTCGCGCCCTCGAAAAACCCGGAGATGTGGACGCCCGAACTGTTCGCCGAACTGGCCCGACTGGCCGCGCCCGGCTCGACCATCGGCACGTTCACCAGCACCGGTTGGGTCCGCCGTGCATTGAATGCGGCAGGTTTCAAGATGAAGCGCGTACCCGGCATCGGCCACAAATGGGAAGTGCTCAAGGGCCGTTTTCTTGGCTGGCCGGAAGACGTGCCTGCACCCGCGCAGCCTAAACCCTGGTTTGCGCGACCGCGATCGCCCGGCAAAGAACGCAAGGCGCTGGTCATTGGTGCCGGGCTCGCCGGCTGCGCAACCGCGTCCAGTCTGGCCGCCCGCGGTTGGCAGGTCAGTTTGCTGGAGCGGCATGCGGACCTTGCGCAAGAGGCATCCGGCAATCCGCAAGGCGTGCTCTACCTGAAGCTGTCCGCCCACGGCACAGCGCTTTCGCAACTGATCCTCAGTGGTTTTGGTCATACCCGTCGCCTGTTGGAACGACTGGAACGCGGCGTGGACTGGGACGATTGCGGCGTGCTGCAACTGGCGTTCGACGAAAAGGAACATCAACGTCAGGCGCAACTGGCCGAAGCGTTTTCAGCCGAGTTGCTGCATGTTCTGGACACGCCCGCCGCCGAAGCGAAGGCAGGTATCGCATTGAACTGCGGCGGCCTGTTTTACCCCGAAGGCGGCTGGGTACACCCGCCTGCGCTGTGTCATCGTCAGACGAGCGCGGCAAATATCCGTCTGATGCCACACCACGACGTCGTTGAATTAAGACGTGAAGGTGATCACTGGCAGGCATGGGACGGTGATCGGCTGCTGGACTCGGCACCGGTCGTGGTGCTTGCAGGCGCGGCGGAGGTCAAGCGCTTCCAGGCCAGCGCCGACCTGCCGCTCAAACGCATTCGTGGACAAATCACCCGACTGCCTGAAACCCGCGCCAGCGCTTCTTTGAGCACGGTCGTCTGTGCCGAGGGCTACATGGCACCCGCGCGTCTGGGCGAACACACGCTGGGGGCGAGCTTCGACTTCCACAGTGACGACCTGACACCGACTGCTGCTGAGCATCTGGGCAATCTTGAACTGCTGCGGGAAATCTCTGGCGACCTGACTGAGCGCCTTGCTGCCGATCGGTTGCCTGTCGAGCAACTGGAGGGCCGCGCCGCCTTTCGTTGCACCAGTCCTGATTACCTGCCTATCGTCGGACCGCTGGCGGACAAAGACGCCTTCCTTGAAGCGTACGCGGTGCTGCGCAAGGATGCACGGCAAACGCCCGACACCGCCTGCCCTTGGGTAGAAGGTTTGTACGTCAACAGCGGCCACGGCTCACGCGGCCTGATCACCGCGTCACTGTCCGGTGAACTGATCGCCGCCTGGCTCGACAACGAACCCCTGCCCCTACCCCGCGCGGTCGCCGAGGCCTGCCATCCGAATCGGTTTGTGTTGCGCGGGTTGATCAGAGGGAAATAG
- the pap gene encoding polyphosphate:AMP phosphotransferase — translation MFESAEIGHTIDDETYDAEVPALREALLEAQYELHEQAQRQIIILINGIEGAGKGETVKLLNDWMDPRYIEVRTFDQQTDEELARPPAWRYWRQLPPKGRIGVFFGNWYSQMIQGRVHKQYKDPVLDQAINGAERLEKMLVDEGAVIFKFWFHLSKQQMKLRLKTLKDDPLHSWRISPLDWQQSRTYDKFVRFGERVLRRTSRDYAPWHVIEGVDPNYRSLTVGRLLLEGLQNALKTPEGSTNLVNLGPLPSNTDELSLLDNLDMTLSLEKDDYDEQLITEQARLSGLMRDKRMRRHALVAVFEGNDAAGKGGAIKRVAGALDPRQYHIVPIAAPTQDELAQPYLWRFWRQIPARGKFTIFDRSWYGRVLVERVEGFCSEADWLRAYSEINDFEEQLTDAGIVVVKFWLAIDDKTQLERFQAREKIPFKRHKITEDDWRNRKKWPQYREAVSDMVDRTSTEIAPWTLVEANDKRWARVKVLRTINEALEAAFAKDDKKKK, via the coding sequence ATGTTTGAATCCGCTGAAATCGGCCACACCATCGACGACGAAACCTACGACGCCGAAGTGCCGGCCTTGCGAGAAGCATTGCTTGAAGCCCAGTACGAACTGCATGAACAGGCCCAGCGCCAGATCATCATCTTGATCAACGGCATCGAAGGCGCGGGCAAGGGCGAAACCGTCAAGCTGCTCAATGACTGGATGGACCCGCGTTACATCGAAGTGCGCACCTTCGATCAACAGACCGATGAAGAGCTCGCTCGTCCGCCTGCCTGGCGCTACTGGCGTCAACTGCCGCCCAAGGGGCGGATCGGCGTGTTTTTCGGCAACTGGTACAGCCAGATGATCCAGGGCCGTGTGCACAAGCAATACAAGGACCCGGTGCTGGATCAAGCCATCAACGGCGCCGAACGCCTGGAAAAGATGCTCGTCGATGAGGGCGCGGTGATTTTCAAGTTCTGGTTTCACCTGTCAAAACAGCAGATGAAATTGCGCCTCAAGACCCTCAAGGACGACCCGCTGCACAGTTGGCGAATCAGCCCGCTGGACTGGCAGCAGTCCAGGACTTACGACAAGTTCGTGCGCTTCGGCGAGCGCGTGCTGCGTCGCACCAGCCGCGACTATGCGCCGTGGCATGTGATCGAAGGCGTCGACCCCAACTACCGCAGCCTCACCGTTGGCCGTCTGTTGCTCGAAGGTTTGCAGAATGCGCTGAAGACGCCGGAAGGCAGCACCAATCTCGTCAACCTCGGGCCGCTGCCCAGCAACACCGACGAGTTGAGTCTGCTGGACAATCTCGACATGACCCTGTCGCTGGAGAAGGACGACTACGACGAGCAGTTGATCACCGAACAAGCGCGTCTGTCCGGCTTGATGCGTGACAAACGCATGCGTCGTCATGCGTTGGTGGCGGTGTTCGAAGGCAACGATGCGGCTGGCAAGGGCGGCGCGATCAAGCGCGTCGCCGGTGCGCTGGATCCGCGGCAGTACCACATCGTCCCCATCGCTGCGCCGACACAGGACGAGCTGGCGCAACCTTATTTATGGCGCTTTTGGCGGCAGATTCCAGCACGGGGCAAGTTCACCATTTTCGACCGCTCCTGGTACGGCCGGGTGTTGGTCGAGCGCGTGGAAGGCTTCTGCTCCGAAGCCGACTGGCTGAGGGCGTACAGCGAGATCAACGACTTCGAAGAACAACTCACCGACGCCGGTATCGTGGTCGTGAAGTTCTGGCTGGCGATTGACGACAAGACGCAGCTGGAGCGCTTTCAGGCGCGGGAAAAGATCCCGTTCAAGCGCCACAAGATCACAGAGGACGACTGGCGAAATCGCAAGAAATGGCCGCAATACCGCGAGGCCGTCAGCGACATGGTCGACCGCACCAGCACCGAGATCGCCCCGTGGACATTGGTGGAGGCCAACGACAAGCGCTGGGCCCGGGTGAAGGTGCTGCGCACGATCAACGAAGCGCTTGAGGCAGCGTTCGCGAAGGACGACAAGAAGAAAAAATGA